In Aristaeella hokkaidonensis, the following are encoded in one genomic region:
- a CDS encoding ABC transporter ATP-binding protein, with protein sequence MRKQFAWLWKNMDAPFRRRHVIALCVCAFTCLLLLVNPALSQRLIDDVIVAGNPKPLLSILAVMLVVKLGREGLRYMMVIFLEKDSQNVVFNLRRRLFSKMQYNDMAFFDTHRTGDLMTRMSADLDWCRHFLSYIDYRIIDAVCTFLFATIYLLLVNWKLTLLLIIITPILLLITKFFSRHVRPRFVFMREKLSEMNTAAQENIAGNRVVKAFAREEYEKERFEQKNQAFMDSHLRINKLWLTFFPIIELLVNAIQLVTVFVGGLFIIRGELTPGELAIFTGLSWAVSNPMRELGNLINDLQRFSTSAAKVMELYYGTPSIVDAPDAVAHERMQGKIEFDHVSFRFDTKPILTDVSFSVQPGQTVAVMGPTGSGKTTLIHLLARFYDVSEGAIQVDDCDVKQWKLSELRGGIGTATQDVFLFSDTVEGNIAFGDQSLTQEDVMDFARRADAAEFAEKLPEGYDTIIGERGVGLSGGQRQRIALARAMAVRPGILIMDDTTSAVDSETEQYIQDQLRHLPYECTKFIIAQRISSMRDADLILVLQDGKITERGTHSELLAKRGYYWQTYCLQYGIPMDEEQSTASGSNSAVGAPAAGMGV encoded by the coding sequence ATGCGCAAGCAATTTGCCTGGCTGTGGAAGAATATGGACGCACCCTTCCGCCGCCGCCATGTCATCGCCCTGTGCGTATGCGCCTTCACCTGTCTTTTGCTGCTGGTGAACCCTGCGCTTTCCCAGCGTCTCATTGATGACGTCATTGTTGCAGGCAATCCGAAACCCCTGCTTTCCATCCTGGCTGTCATGCTGGTGGTCAAGCTCGGCCGGGAAGGCCTGCGGTATATGATGGTCATCTTTCTGGAAAAAGATTCCCAGAATGTGGTCTTCAATCTTCGCCGCCGTCTGTTCAGCAAAATGCAATATAACGATATGGCCTTCTTTGATACCCACCGCACCGGCGACCTCATGACCCGTATGAGCGCCGACCTGGACTGGTGCCGTCATTTCCTGAGCTATATTGATTACCGCATCATCGACGCGGTATGCACTTTCCTCTTTGCTACAATTTATCTCCTGCTGGTCAATTGGAAGCTGACCCTGCTTCTGATTATCATTACGCCTATCCTGCTGCTGATCACCAAATTCTTTTCCCGTCACGTCCGTCCCCGCTTTGTTTTTATGCGTGAAAAGCTGTCGGAGATGAACACCGCGGCACAGGAAAACATCGCCGGCAACCGGGTCGTGAAAGCCTTTGCCCGGGAGGAGTATGAGAAGGAGCGGTTTGAGCAGAAGAACCAGGCTTTCATGGACAGTCATCTGCGCATCAATAAGCTCTGGCTCACTTTCTTCCCCATTATCGAGCTGCTGGTCAACGCCATTCAGCTGGTCACGGTCTTCGTGGGCGGCCTGTTCATCATCAGGGGTGAACTGACTCCCGGCGAACTGGCCATCTTTACAGGACTCAGCTGGGCTGTCTCCAACCCCATGCGGGAGCTTGGCAACCTGATCAACGACCTGCAGCGTTTCTCCACCTCCGCCGCGAAGGTCATGGAGCTGTATTACGGCACACCCTCCATTGTGGATGCCCCGGATGCGGTTGCCCATGAACGTATGCAGGGAAAGATCGAGTTTGATCACGTTTCCTTCCGTTTCGATACCAAGCCGATCCTCACAGACGTATCCTTCTCGGTTCAGCCCGGTCAGACCGTAGCCGTCATGGGTCCCACAGGAAGCGGCAAAACCACGCTCATTCACCTGCTGGCCCGGTTTTATGATGTCTCCGAAGGCGCCATCCAGGTGGATGACTGTGATGTAAAACAATGGAAGCTCAGTGAGCTCCGGGGCGGCATCGGCACCGCCACCCAGGACGTCTTCCTCTTCTCGGATACCGTGGAAGGCAATATCGCCTTCGGCGATCAGTCCCTGACCCAGGAAGATGTTATGGATTTCGCCCGTCGGGCAGATGCCGCTGAATTTGCCGAAAAGCTTCCGGAAGGCTATGACACCATCATCGGCGAGCGCGGCGTCGGTCTCTCCGGCGGCCAGCGCCAGCGGATTGCCCTGGCCCGCGCCATGGCGGTCCGACCCGGCATCCTCATCATGGATGACACCACCTCCGCCGTGGACAGCGAGACAGAGCAGTATATCCAGGATCAGCTGCGCCACCTCCCCTATGAGTGCACCAAGTTCATCATTGCCCAGCGGATTTCTTCCATGCGGGACGCTGATCTGATCCTCGTCCTGCAGGATGGTAAAATCACCGAGCGCGGAACTCACAGTGAACTGCTGGCAAAGCGGGGGTATTACTGGCAGACCTACTGCCTGCAATATGGCATCCCCATGGATGAAGAACAATCCACAGCCTCCGGCAGCAACAGTGCTGTCGGCGCCCCGGCTGCCGGAATGGGGGTGTAA
- a CDS encoding iron-containing alcohol dehydrogenase yields MNNFTFYSPTCFVFGKDSESQAGALVRRFGGSRVLIHFGGGSALRSGLIDRVEASLEAAGITSFRLGGVKPNPRSGLVYEGIELCRREKIDFILAVGGGSSIDSAKAIAAGTVYDGDFWDFYSGKPITEALPVGTVLTISAAGSEGSPDSVITLENGMYKRGASGDAIRPKFSILNPALTQTLPAFQTAAGITDIMAHLYERYLTNTKEVEVTDRMIEALLLTMIHEGPRVIADPNNYEARANIMWAGMMAHNNSCGVGRSQDWNSHNIEHELSALYDCAHGAGLAVTLPAVFTYVMNHDVMRFAQVAVRVWGCQMDFAHPEVTAKEGIEKLRQFFISIGMPRNFAELGAREEDIPVLVENLCRGDGRPGTISGFVTLNEDDCANIYRLML; encoded by the coding sequence ATGAATAATTTTACCTTCTATTCTCCCACCTGTTTCGTCTTCGGTAAGGATTCTGAAAGCCAGGCCGGTGCGCTGGTCAGGCGTTTCGGCGGAAGCCGTGTCCTCATCCACTTCGGCGGCGGCAGCGCCCTGCGTTCCGGTTTGATCGACCGGGTGGAAGCCTCCCTGGAAGCTGCGGGCATCACCAGTTTCCGCCTCGGCGGCGTAAAACCCAATCCCCGCAGCGGTCTGGTTTATGAAGGCATAGAACTCTGCCGCAGGGAAAAGATCGATTTCATTCTCGCCGTCGGCGGTGGTTCTTCCATTGACTCTGCCAAGGCAATTGCTGCCGGTACTGTCTATGACGGAGACTTCTGGGATTTCTACAGCGGCAAGCCGATTACTGAAGCACTTCCCGTCGGTACTGTGCTGACCATCTCCGCCGCGGGCAGCGAAGGCAGCCCGGACAGCGTCATCACGCTGGAAAACGGCATGTATAAACGGGGTGCCAGCGGTGATGCCATCCGTCCGAAGTTCTCTATCCTGAATCCCGCCCTGACCCAGACGCTGCCGGCTTTCCAGACAGCCGCCGGCATCACGGACATCATGGCCCACCTGTATGAGCGCTACCTCACCAACACCAAAGAGGTGGAAGTCACTGACCGGATGATCGAAGCGCTGCTGCTGACCATGATTCACGAAGGTCCGCGGGTCATCGCTGATCCGAATAACTATGAAGCCCGTGCAAACATCATGTGGGCCGGTATGATGGCACATAACAACTCCTGCGGTGTCGGCCGCAGCCAGGACTGGAACAGCCATAACATTGAGCATGAGCTCTCCGCCCTGTATGACTGCGCTCACGGTGCCGGCCTGGCAGTGACCCTGCCCGCCGTCTTCACCTATGTCATGAATCATGACGTTATGCGCTTTGCCCAGGTTGCCGTCCGGGTCTGGGGCTGCCAGATGGACTTTGCCCATCCGGAAGTTACTGCCAAAGAGGGCATTGAGAAGCTGCGTCAGTTCTTCATCTCCATCGGTATGCCCCGCAACTTTGCGGAACTCGGCGCCCGTGAGGAAGATATTCCCGTGCTGGTCGAGAACCTCTGCCGCGGCGACGGCCGTCCCGGAACCATCTCCGGTTTCGTCACCTTGAATGAGGATGATTGTGCTAACATTTACAGATTGATGCTGTAA
- a CDS encoding aldo/keto reductase codes for MKYRTMGKLGIKSSAFGLGCMRFNGAASGDSVIDEQKAVSLIRRAIDGGVTYIDTAYVYLDKTSEIVLGKALQDDYRDKVTIATKVPPDAVNSRADMETILAEELKKLQTDHIDFYLMHAMNKQKWEHMKAIGAPQFFDDMKKEGKIRYKCFSFHGPYEEFEYILNDWDWDMCQIQYNFMDINNQAGTKGLELAGSKGIPVVIMEGLLGGRLANAPDNVQALYDAFPVKRSPVEWAFRWLCNHPEVSVVLSGCNESEQIDENLRIFDTVDTGIMSEEELKLMDDVRAAYISRTKIGCTGCRYCMPCPNGVNIPGLFSVWNNVSLYGIDPKEDWGFRMIMKNDAGADKCLACGACEAACPQHLNIIDSLSTAWSELNP; via the coding sequence ATGAAATACCGCACCATGGGTAAACTCGGCATCAAATCCTCTGCCTTCGGCCTGGGCTGCATGCGTTTCAATGGCGCCGCCTCCGGAGACAGCGTCATTGACGAACAGAAAGCCGTCTCCCTGATTCGCCGGGCCATCGACGGCGGCGTCACATACATCGACACCGCCTATGTCTATCTGGACAAAACATCCGAAATTGTCCTGGGTAAAGCCCTGCAGGACGATTACCGCGACAAGGTCACCATCGCTACCAAAGTCCCGCCGGATGCGGTCAACAGCCGTGCGGATATGGAAACCATCCTGGCGGAAGAGCTGAAAAAGCTGCAGACAGACCATATCGACTTCTACCTCATGCATGCCATGAACAAGCAGAAGTGGGAGCATATGAAAGCCATCGGCGCGCCTCAGTTCTTTGATGATATGAAAAAGGAAGGAAAGATCCGCTACAAGTGCTTCTCCTTCCACGGCCCCTACGAGGAATTCGAGTATATCCTCAATGACTGGGACTGGGATATGTGCCAGATTCAGTATAACTTCATGGACATCAACAATCAGGCCGGCACCAAGGGGCTGGAACTGGCCGGAAGCAAGGGAATCCCGGTAGTCATCATGGAAGGCCTCCTCGGCGGCCGTCTGGCCAATGCACCGGACAACGTGCAGGCACTTTATGATGCCTTCCCGGTAAAACGTTCTCCCGTGGAATGGGCTTTCCGCTGGCTCTGCAACCATCCGGAAGTATCCGTAGTCCTGTCCGGCTGCAACGAATCGGAACAGATTGATGAAAACCTGCGGATCTTCGATACTGTGGATACCGGCATCATGAGTGAGGAAGAACTGAAGCTCATGGACGATGTTCGTGCTGCCTACATCAGCCGCACCAAGATCGGCTGCACCGGCTGCCGCTACTGCATGCCCTGTCCCAACGGCGTCAACATTCCCGGTCTGTTCTCCGTCTGGAACAATGTGTCCCTCTACGGCATTGACCCAAAGGAAGATTGGGGTTTCAGGATGATCATGAAGAATGATGCCGGTGCGGATAAGTGTCTCGCCTGCGGTGCCTGTGAAGCCGCATGCCCCCAGCACCTGAACATTATCGACAGCCTGAGCACCGCCTGGAGCGAGTTGAATCCTTAA
- a CDS encoding Gfo/Idh/MocA family protein, translated as MRKVKWGVLGTADIARGQTIPGMQLAEHCELYAIAGRKLEKAKLYQEEFGFQKAYGSYDELLADPEVEAVYIPLPNDIHCEWTVKALKAKKHVLCEKPLAVSEAQAKEMFQAAEENGVMLMEAFAYLHSPFVKAVKAELDAGVIGEIRYLESAFITGRRPDTDIRLRKETYGGALYDLGCYAISMAMWMLGKEPDTVRATAQFSDKKIDLFTSALLLYENEAVANLDCGMLLPTGRLDRFHIHGTLGEIVSPVEFNQCGEIPYTIIRNGVKETKTVTAPNNYSLESEQLSHCILTGEKPHVSKDFSLLVARVTDRILKEIGY; from the coding sequence ATGAGAAAAGTTAAGTGGGGCGTACTGGGAACAGCGGATATTGCCCGGGGACAGACAATACCGGGCATGCAGCTGGCGGAGCACTGCGAGCTGTATGCCATTGCGGGCAGAAAACTGGAAAAAGCAAAACTATATCAGGAAGAGTTTGGCTTTCAGAAGGCTTACGGCAGCTATGATGAACTGCTGGCAGATCCGGAGGTGGAAGCGGTTTATATTCCGCTGCCCAATGATATTCACTGTGAGTGGACGGTTAAAGCCCTGAAGGCAAAGAAACATGTGCTGTGTGAAAAGCCGCTGGCGGTTTCAGAAGCGCAGGCTAAAGAGATGTTCCAGGCGGCGGAGGAAAACGGCGTTATGTTGATGGAGGCCTTTGCCTATCTGCACAGCCCGTTTGTGAAAGCTGTGAAGGCAGAGCTGGACGCCGGCGTGATCGGAGAAATCCGGTACCTGGAGTCTGCATTCATCACAGGCAGGAGACCGGATACGGATATCCGCCTGCGGAAGGAAACATACGGCGGAGCCCTGTATGACCTCGGCTGCTATGCAATCAGCATGGCAATGTGGATGCTGGGGAAGGAGCCGGATACTGTACGGGCGACAGCACAGTTCTCTGACAAAAAGATTGACCTGTTCACTTCAGCCCTGCTGCTGTATGAAAATGAAGCGGTGGCAAACCTGGACTGCGGCATGTTGCTGCCGACCGGACGGCTGGACCGGTTCCATATCCACGGAACCCTGGGTGAGATCGTATCCCCGGTGGAGTTCAACCAGTGCGGAGAGATTCCGTATACCATTATCCGAAACGGGGTGAAGGAAACAAAGACGGTGACCGCACCGAACAACTATTCCCTGGAATCGGAACAGCTGAGCCACTGTATCCTGACCGGAGAAAAGCCGCATGTGTCCAAGGACTTCTCACTGCTGGTTGCACGGGTTACGGACAGGATACTGAAGGAAATCGGATATTGA